The genomic window TCCCACCTTGCTCTTCCCCACAGTGagtttttcctaaaatgtcatctttttaatatttcaacGCACAGTAATAACACAATTTCCAATTCAAAAAGGGCATTTTTCTTTACCAATTTCCCCTtccaaaatttacaaaaagagaaCAACTCTTTCCCATTTACAGCTATTTTCCAAATGTAGAAGTGGTTTTTGTTAATATGGCTAgtctgtcttctctttcttcataATTCCTTAAATGAAGGTGTAGTTCAATGAACTAAAAGAAGCAAGATTTAAAAGGTCCCTACTTTCTGCAAACAGCTCCTGGGAGGGGCGGGGAGTGACAttcctttcaaaagaaaaaaaactctaaaGCAGTTTGTAATTTTTGTTTGGAAAAAATGGTAAATAGCCCAATAATTCACAGGTATCTAATATATCTGTTACAGTAGCATTCTCCTTCAAGCTCGGAGACTCTCTGGGATAACACACCAGCTCTTCATGAGCTTTTACTTCTTTGTGGGGTGAATCTCAGCTTGTATCACCAGTCCCAGTGGTCTGTCCAAGATGTGCCCTTCAGACTCACTCATGTGATGCAGGCTCAGAGGTTTTGTATTCCACCACTGGCTCCTGGGAGGATGAGTATGATTTCTGCAGCTGAATCCCAAAGCCCCTTCCCCAgggtttcttcctttctctctttctcctgctGCCACAACCTGCTCTCCCAAGGAAATCTGAAGGTTTCTCCTAACCTTGAGGTCAGCTGTTTGCAAGTATGATTTCTGTTCAACCAGTACAAAGTCAGTGTTAAAAAAAGCTTTACAAGATAATTAAGGcaagaaataaattaaagcaGCATGTCAGATATTAGACCATCACTTCCCAAAGTCATAGGGACACTTTTCATTTTAACCCTTTCCAACTCTAGTTTTATTCTCACCTTCTACCTCTTTACGTGTTGTCCTTCAATCAACCAAAAATATTCTCCTAGACTTCCTTAAAGACTTCCTCGTCCCCTTAGGTGAAATAGTTCATTTTTCCTCTAGTTACTATCTCAGTCTAACAGAGGCCCGTCTCACATGaccttcacctttttttttccccttccttcaccTTTTTTAAGCTTTCAAAGCTAGCCCTTATCATAGCTCTCTCCCAAAGTGTTCAGAACTATCTTTTCAAGCATCACAGTTGGTTCTTTCTGGTACCTCCCACCAAGTTCCAGCTGGCTGGAAAAACTGACAGCAGATGGATCCAATAAACATTTCATATCAATCTCTGAGCAAAAGCTAATAGCTCTATCACTGAAGATTGACTCTTCCTTCCCTACCTTCCAACCTGAGTAATTTCTAACCCGAAAATCATAtattccaaaatttaaaaatattccaatgCTTTACATGAAGAGTAATAACCTAATTTCCACCCACAAGAAGAAAACATCAAGTGTGCAAGGAAGACAAAAGGATGGAGATGAGGATAGGAACACAGATTCCCTTGGTGGCCTTAGGTTgtatggggagaggggaagataaagactaaaaaaattagaaatggggaATGGGAGGGAAGTCTCTTTCTAAGGTTGGCTATCTACACTGCAAGCACTAAACCACCAAAGCTTCAGATTTTAGACATAAattggaaggagaggaaaaaaacagtgCCAAGGAAGCAGTTGAGAACAGCCACAATAGggaaaggtaggaaagagaaGACAAAGCAGAAATTGTCTGAGCTTTGCTTAGGCATGACTGCTTTCTGCTATGAATAGATAGTTATATCCATGTCCCCCCACCCTGAACAAATGTAGTAGTTAAGGCTGAATGAgagcagaacctgaagaataAAACCCCAAGCAAGAAATTCAGCAAGGTAGAGGTGAGATAAGggttccttcctttcctctggaCAGGAAACTCCCTTCTCTAGGCAAAGTGTGATGAGAATAAGAAAGCCTACCTCTAACAGACAGACAGTTTCAGGGTCCAGTTCACTTTATTAAGAAACCTGATTTATTCAAAAGGAGGGGACAGGGAAAACCCAGCTCCTAGTGGTGAAGGCCTCTCCCATCTCCTATGGCATCACAACCAGAGGAGGAAGTTGCCTCTCACCCCCACCCTCCAAATCATAAGCAAGGGAAATTACTGGGAGAATTCCAATTAGACATCATCCCATCCTAAGTAAGGGagcaaaataacttcaaatagtAGGAGCTGGGAATCTTTCTAAGGGAAGGAGGAGTGGGGCAGACATACTACTGGGAATATTTTCAACTGAATAACACCCCTAACTCCCAGATAGAGCAATCAGGGCAGTTCAAGCCCTATTAATGGCCATCTCCCATCCCCTTAATAtcccctctatttttttttttaaataggccACAGTACCTCAGGGTAGAGAGTGAGATAAAGAGCTGGGAAAGGATAAGTGGAGATCTAGGGGAGAGAGCTAAAGTTGGGAAATTATAGGAGAGGGAGAAGGCTAGATTAACCTTGAGGGGAACCCTATATTGTTACAAACATCTTGTAGCAATAGCATGCTAAATCCCACCCAGCCCCAATACCCCTGATGAAAGAACCCCTCCCAAGTCCCCTGGACTCCACAGCTTGGCTCCAGTCTGTTGTTCCATTTCTGGGGACACTAAAATGGGGGTTCGGTGCAGGTGACAGGTTAGAGAGGTTCAGAAGGACTCTTCAGAGTGACTGTGGGGAGAAGGCATCTCAGAAGTCAAACTCCTCGTGGTCCCCAGTTCCCTCCTCCCCTTGGGGCCCCCATACTCGTCGGTAATTACTCTCCAACTGACGCTGTCTTTGTCGTTCTTTCTGCGCCTCCTCTGCTCCCTGGATCTGAAAGACAAAATGAAGAGTGGATGAGATGGGAAATATCAACTGAAGAGTCAGAGGAAGCACCGGGGCCCTTAATGGAAGTAAACATTTGACAAGAGGATGAAGTATCTGATTAGAAGACACGTGTCTCACCAGGATGTTGAAGAAAATCTCCTTCAGGTTCTTGGTGTCCTCATCAGACAGCCAATGTCCATCCTCTTCTTCAGTCTCTCCAGCTCCTGGTCGAACAATCTTGATTTCAACTTTACCTACAAGAGGGGTCAGAGGGAGAGACAAGAGTTAGAAACCTCAGTAGGGTTTTCCATGAGATGGATCCCTTCTCCAAAGGTCCACCCACCACCTCAACTTTCAACCATGAGCCTCCACTTAGGGTTGTCTCTCCCAGTTGGAGTGATTGTTCCTTAACAGCAGGGCCTTTCTTGGCTTTCTAGGAGCTTAGCACTGGGCCctgcaagtgcttaataaatgttctggCAGGTGTTCCACCCACTCCTTGGTCAGCCCTCCCCACCTCCCAGCCCTCCCAGGTCCCCAAGTCTCTCTTTCCCACCTTCAGCTGTGAGCCCCTCCCTCTCAAGCAGGTCCTTCACCAGTCCCTCTATATGTTTCACTTGTGGATTTTCCCGCTTCATCTCAAAGACAGACAGATCCTGATTCGGGCCTCCAGCACGGAGTCTGGTGACCCGAACTCTGACCCGgcgctcagtttcctcatcttttggAGGACACAGCGGTGGTAGGCAGAGAAGAAGAATGTCATACAAGGACATACAGGGGAACAGAGAAGACAGAGTCATAAGTCATTAAGTCAGGGATAAAAGAGCCTTCCTTATTGCCAAACTCAAGTTACTCTTCAACTTTGTCACAACAACCTATAATGATTTCAGAATAAATTAGGCCGGTAAGCTCTCCACCAAACCCCATGGGTTCCTTTCCCAGAGTCATTCCCCATTCTCCATGTAAGTCATCTTTTATATTGTTCATAAGACATGGGATCCTGGAGAATGAACACTGAGGAGtataagagaaaaataactataaattgaagaaatgaatttaatcatttttgcaaaatggaaaaaaccAAGTGTAGAATCCCACTGCTGGATGATCTGGAAACTAAGCAAAAATGAGCAGGTTTATTTGAAACTGGTGGGTTTAGACATAAAACCCCCACAACAAGATTGGTAGAGAGGGGTGGCAATCACTAAATTTCCTGCATCTGAATGACTGCTCTTACCTGTGGACTGAGGCGGGGGAGGGCTGGTTGGAGGGGTAGTACCCCTTTCCATGGGCCCCTCCCCCTGGTCAGGTCCCTGTCTTCCATCCATCCTCTGAATGAGCTTGTTGAGAGTGGATGCTAAGGCCTGGGAGGCTTGGCTGCGTTCTGTTGCACTCCTTGGCTCCTCTGCGTCCAGCTCTGATTCTGCCTAGAAATACCCAAGGaagatgggggaaaggggaagaaatcaGAGTTAGGGAATCCAGACTCTCTGCCTCTTGGTTGGGAGTCTAATAAAGACTCCAACTCCTTTTTCTTCCAACACTAATAACCCTCCTTTCATAACTGAAGAAGGTGGCTGggctataaaataaagattaccAGATTTGGGCccagagaacctgagtttgaGTCTCATCTCAATCACCAGTTGTGTGTCTTTAATCCCTAGGCCTCAatctcctgatctgtaaaatggggctaataatatttattctctcCCACAGGGCttttgggaggatcaaatgagaatgaaATGTACTTAGTAAACCACCAAAATAGTGTGAAACCATCAGGTATCATTAACATTTATCCCTTCTGCTCCTTTCCCagatttcctcctctcctctgtcTCCTCAGAGAAAATCAGACTAGTGACATGTCTCACCTCCTGGATAATGTTATCCAGCTCCTTCTCCATTCCAGTCTTCACCTCAAACCGAAGTCTGCCTCTGTCTGAAGGTAGCAGCATTCCTTCTAGTTCCTTTTCAAATTCCCCCAAGAGTCGTTCTTCctcatcctcttcttcctcctcactccTCTCTTCTTCACCACCATCAACTTTGACTTCTGGTTCCTCTTGGGTGACTTCTGTAGCAGTCTCTACATCTCCTTCCTGGACTGGGTTTAGTTTCCCCTGATATGGGAGAAggattgaagaaaaagaaaagctaaagggtgaagatgaggaaaaaagatcCTGAAGAAGCTATACAAGAGCCAGCTGTCTGTCAGAGTGGATGTGAGGTcacaagagaaatgaaagaaaggggaaaaaagtgaaactcaaaaccttacaaaaaaatgattattgaaaaaactatctttgcatataaatgaaaaattaaaatattttttaaaaatagaaagaaatgaaaggaaggaggagggctTTATGggtatgggggaggggagaggacaATTACCTAGAAGAAAAAGACTCAAGACAGGGAAAATACATGAGAAAtccagaataaataaattaaggtaCCAGAGGAGTCCATACCTTTTTTGCCCCACCTTTCAGTTCCTCTATGAATCGAACCAAGTCCCCTGGATTCCGAATGACCTTGACCTGTACATTGTCATGGAAACCTGGAGGACAGGAGAAGAACACTGTGTACAAAATCCCTCCCAGATTCTTTGAGATGAGgtaaaaagaaataggaataaaaaaaagagagaagagggggtagttaggtggttcagaggatagagcaccagccctagagtcaggaggacctgaattcaaatccagtctcagaaattcagtaattacctagctgtgtgaccttgggtaagtcacttaaccctattgccttgcaaaaactaaaaaaaaaaaatagaaatacaggAGACATGTCTATGCCCTCCCAGTTACCAATCTAATGGGTGAAACAAAGACTTACATACAGAACATAAGGTAGCTAGTGCTGAAAAGTACTTAAGATCAATGAGTGCTAAAAAGCCCTGGATTCCAAACCCAGCATGGCCACATACTAAATATAAATAGGTGCCAACTCAggtctctaagcctcagttttatcaactactaaatgggaataataatacttgaactgtctacctcagacacttgtaaaGATCCATTACATAACATGAAAGCAAATTGAAAAGCTCTACACCAATGTAAGGCACTTATTTTGATAATGCAAAATTAAATGACCAAGACTTGATTGTGCCATCTGCAAGATACTGTGCAAAGCACTGggaaaagcaaagaataaaagaatctctaccttcaaaaagcttacattctatcagataAGACAAAGTGAACATATTTAGGtgcctaaaaaataaatacaaaataagtgcAAGGTATTTAAATATAAcatagaagggaaggaggaatgggATTCGGTCATGGGGGGGGTAGGGAGATAATTAGGAAAGGATTTATGTAGAAAATGATTCTtgagaggcttttttttttaaatttatttaaggcaatggggttaagtgactgcccaaggtcacccagctaggcaattattaagtgactgaagttggatttgaactcaggtccttctgactccatgaccagtgctctatccactgtgccacctagctgcccctcgagCTGCTTCTTAAAGGAATTGAAGGATTCTCTAAGGTACAAGTGGGGAATGAAAGCAATCTAAGCAAGGGGGACTGATTGGCAGTTCAGAGCCcagaagggaaaagaacaaaGACAGCCAAGTGGACTGGACCAGAGAGTTCTGGAAGAGGAATAATGAACCTGGAAAAATAATGAATCTGGAAAGAACCAAATCGTGAAGTGTTTTAGAAGtcaaaaggaagaatatatattttatctagaGGTGAAAGGGAGCCACTGGTGATCGATGAATAGGCAAGTAGCATGATCAGACCTGGGCTTAGGAAACATCCTgtaggcagctatgtggtgctGAGAGACTTGGTAGGACAATTCAATCTACTAGAAGAAAGGTGCTGAGGGCCTGAACTCAATGTATCagtgattaaaaaggaaaagtgtGAGGAACACAGGGATAGAAACTGCAATATCtagcaactgattggatgtgTAGGTGAGGAAGAAACCAAGGAAAGGGAGGTAGACACAACAGATAGCAGTGGAAAATATCTCAGAGGCTAGGCTACTAAGTTACAAGGCCTCTGCTTGTACTGTACTCAAACTCTGTAGTCTTTGGAAGGACTAGAAAGAGAGTTCTTAGGGCTAAAGGTTGGATTTTTCTAGGGCCTATGTCTCCCATTGCACCCAAGGAATTAAATGATTGTCCAGAATCATTCCTATTGAAGTGGGAATTTGTGCAAAAGCCCCAGTCTGTCATGAAGCTGCCCACAACCCTCTTCTTCTGGTTTCCCTCGTTTCTACCCACACTGTGAGCAGAGCAGCTAACTTACCATCTACATGACCTGGGGCTAgactttccttctccaggttgAGGTCCTGCTCCTAATTAGGGGGGAAGAAAGGTTAAGTTCCAATGGCTCTTTGCTTCCTGCTGCCATAACCACCCCACCACCCAAGTGTATCCCTCCATTTCAGGTACACTTTGGCCATCTCATGATGCTTCCATCACAAATGACTCTTCCTATTTAATTTCTCTCTTCAATTCAGAAGGGATGATCAAGAAGAAGTTTGCTCTTACCTCAGTCTGAGCCTCTTGCTTTGGAGGGGCCTGTTCTTCAGTCTGAGGGGGTTTATTCCAGTTATCTGATTCTCCGGGGTCACCTTTGGGTTGGTTCACACCTGGGAGTAGGGATGGGACAAGGCAAGgtctgaagaaaaaaaggaaacagagggAACTACACCTGCACCTCCTCTGAACAGATCTCAACAGATGGAATAAAGGTGTCAAGATATGTGGCACCCCTTTCCCTTCCCAGGGGCTGCTATCACTGGCAGGGAAGAGCCACCTCCCAGCATAACTGAGAGGAAATATGACCTGTTCCCTTTGTATCGAGGACCCCAAACTTTGTCTCACTCCACATTTCAAGGTCTGGGTTGTGAAGCTTCTCAgagatttcttcaattttctgCTTTGCATCTactggagaaaaataagaagggacATTAACTGGAAAGCACAAGAGACTAGGCATTTGAAATATTACCTCTCTCCCCCACTTCTCTCCCTCAAATATATTCCAGTCCCCTGCCCCCAGACTCACACATTTGTCCCTGGATATATGCTCCATACTGCTCTGGCTGTAAGGTAGGATGGCATCGGATGGCCTGGGGAGCAGCACTTGGAGGAGGCCGAAGAAGAGGATGGGAACAAAGTCGAGGGGTCCGAATAGTCAGCACATAAGAACATGACTGAGGTTCATCTACACGATCAATGTAGTCACCTGAAGCATCTGAACCTTCATCACACAGAAACTGAACAGGAAAGATGAGGTTAATTCAGGAGGGATTGAGATAATGTGGGATTTATTGTTGCTATTAGGGACGGGAAGGGTGAGATTtgaaaatgggaataaattcatTATGCAAAGAACTAACTAGTCAAGCCAGATCATTAAGTCTATGGGTTCCGGGCCCTAAGAGACCATTCTGCTCTCTCACCTCAAGGTTTAACTGGTTTGTCATGAGAAGAGATAACTTCCATTTCCCCAAACTCACCCGGACTTCAGTCTCTCTAGGTCGACCATTCAGGTCACACTTGGAGCCATTTCCATAGTTCTGACTGTGGTAACGTTTCAGGCGGTGTTGCTTGGAGGCCTAATGTATAGAGGAGACAAGAGAGACTaaaaggagggggagaaataTGGTAAACTAGGAGGGGCAGCCCTGAAAATGCCAAGATTTTTGAACAAGGGCCTAGGAATCAAATGGTCATTCGACACTGAGAAACTAGTTTGACTAACACAGATCCACTATTCCCTGCTGCCCAGAATTCTCAAGACTCTAACCAGGATCCTTTCCCTCCCAACCCTCCAACCACAACTACCTTGGCAGACTCATCATCCCAGTTGAAGGAAGATTGGTAATATCCAAGATAGAGAACAGAACCTTTGATCTCTGAATCTATAAGAAATACCAAAGGGTAGAACTGTTACTCTTCTTTAAGGGTAGAGATCAGAATAAGATGGGCCACCGTCAtacagaatttcagagaagtCAGTGAGAGAGTTAAGGAATTAGAAGAATCACCTTCCATGTGATATTGTTGGATGTGGCGTCCATAACAAAATTCATACGTCCACCAGTCCTTGGTCTAACAATGACAAAGTTAATAGTCAGTGGGGCTAGGGGAGAGGGGGAGCTTGGCGTCTATCCAGTTCTTAAGATTCTCTTGTCCATCTTTATACCTTTCTCTGAAGGAAATCTGTCATGTTCTCTACAGAAGGAAGATCCCTTGCTGCCCCTTGACCTCCCTGTCTCTAGTTCTTCCTTCAAAGCTTCCTTGACATCTAAATTGCCTCTAGCATTCTGCCTTTCAGCGAGAAAGGGGGGGAAACAATATATCTGTCCACATCTCCCCTCAGCTTTTAATTTTATCGCCATCTCTTTCCTTGTCCAACTCTAATCACCACTCCTCATGCCCCTGCATTCTATCAGGCTGTGCGTGGGGTCTGGACCCCTGGGACCCCCCAggctctccccccagccccattCACTTTCACTAGGCAGGGCGCCTCTCTCATGGGGCTCAGCAGC from Macrotis lagotis isolate mMagLag1 chromosome 2, bilby.v1.9.chrom.fasta, whole genome shotgun sequence includes these protein-coding regions:
- the OS9 gene encoding protein OS-9 isoform X3 — its product is MAAAAALLSRLLWPLLLGPLLSDSPARVGGSLNLEELNEMRYGIEILPRPVMGGQSQASEVVVVSSKYKQRYECRLPAGAIHFQREHEEEAPPYKGPGVPELLSPMREAPCLVKTKDWWTYEFCYGRHIQQYHMEDSEIKGSVLYLGYYQSSFNWDDESAKASKQHRLKRYHSQNYGNGSKCDLNGRPRETEVRFLCDEGSDASGDYIDRVDEPQSCSYVLTIRTPRLCSHPLLRPPPSAAPQAIRCHPTLQPEQYGAYIQGQMLDAKQKIEEISEKLHNPDLEMWSETKFGVLDTKGTGVNQPKGDPGESDNWNKPPQTEEQAPPKQEAQTEEQDLNLEKESLAPGHVDGFHDNVQVKVIRNPGDLVRFIEELKGGAKKGKLNPVQEGDVETATEVTQEEPEVKVDGGEEERSEEEEEDEEERLLGEFEKELEGMLLPSDRGRLRFEVKTGMEKELDNIIQEAESELDAEEPRSATERSQASQALASTLNKLIQRMDGRQGPDQGEGPMERGTTPPTSPPPPQSTDEETERRVRVRVTRLRAGGPNQDLSVFEMKRENPQVKHIEGLVKDLLEREGLTAEGKVEIKIVRPGAGETEEEDGHWLSDEDTKNLKEIFFNILIQGAEEAQKERQRQRQLEITLKSPSEPL
- the OS9 gene encoding protein OS-9 isoform X6, with the translated sequence MAAAAALLSRLLWPLLLGPLLSDSPARVGGSLNLEELNEMRYGIEILPRPVMGGQSQASEVVVVSSKYKQRYECRLPAGAIHFQREHEEEAPPYKGPGVPELLSPMREAPCLVKTKDWWTYEFCYGRHIQQYHMEDSEIKGSVLYLGYYQSSFNWDDESAKASKQHRLKRYHSQNYGNGSKCDLNGRPRETEVRFLCDEGSDASGDYIDRVDEPQSCSYVLTIRTPRLCSHPLLRPPPSAAPQAIRCHPTLQPEQYGAYIQGQMLDAKQKIEEISEKLHNPDLEMWSETKFGVLDTKGTGVNQPKGDPGESDNWNKPPQTEEQAPPKQEAQTEEQDLNLEKESLAPGHVDGFHDNVQVKVIRNPGDLVRFIEELKGGAKKGKLNPVQEGDVETATEVTQEEPEVKVDGGEEERSEEEEEDEEERLLGEFEKELEGMLLPSDRGRLRFEVKTGMEKELDNIIQEAESELDAEEPRSATERSQASQALASTLNKLIQRMDGRQGPDQGEGPMERGTTPPTSPPPPQSTDEETERRVRVRVTRLRAGGPNQDLSVFEMKRENPQVKHIEGLVKDLLEREGLTAEGKVEIKIVRPGAGETEEEDGHWLSDEDTKNLKEIFFNILIQGAEEAQKERQRQLTLKSPSEPL
- the OS9 gene encoding protein OS-9 isoform X1 codes for the protein MAAAAALLSRLLWPLLLGPLLSDSPARVGGSLNLEELNEMRYGIEILPRPVMGGQSQASEVVVVSSKYKQRYECRLPAGAIHFQREHEEEAPPYKGPGVPELLSPMREAPCLVKTKDWWTYEFCYGRHIQQYHMEDSEIKGSVLYLGYYQSSFNWDDESAKASKQHRLKRYHSQNYGNGSKCDLNGRPRETEVRFLCDEGSDASGDYIDRVDEPQSCSYVLTIRTPRLCSHPLLRPPPSAAPQAIRCHPTLQPEQYGAYIQGQMLDAKQKIEEISEKLHNPDLEMWSETKFGVLDTKGTGVNQPKGDPGESDNWNKPPQTEEQAPPKQEAQTEEQDLNLEKESLAPGHVDGFHDNVQVKVIRNPGDLVRFIEELKGGAKKGKLNPVQEGDVETATEVTQEEPEVKVDGGEEERSEEEEEDEEERLLGEFEKELEGMLLPSDRGRLRFEVKTGMEKELDNIIQEAESELDAEEPRSATERSQASQALASTLNKLIQRMDGRQGPDQGEGPMERGTTPPTSPPPPQSTDEETERRVRVRVTRLRAGGPNQDLSVFEMKRENPQVKHIEGLVKDLLEREGLTAEGKVEIKIVRPGAGETEEEDGHWLSDEDTKNLKEIFFNILIQGAEEAQKERQRQRQLESNYRRVWGPQGEEGTGDHEEFDF
- the OS9 gene encoding protein OS-9 isoform X5 yields the protein MAAAAALLSRLLWPLLLGPLLSDSPARVGGSLNLEELNEMRYGIEILPRPVMGGQSQASEVVVVSSKYKQRYECRLPAGAIHFQREHEEEAPPYKGPGVPELLSPMREAPCLVKTKDWWTYEFCYGRHIQQYHMEDSEIKGSVLYLGYYQSSFNWDDESAKASKQHRLKRYHSQNYGNGSKCDLNGRPRETEVRFLCDEGSDASGDYIDRVDEPQSCSYVLTIRTPRLCSHPLLRPPPSAAPQAIRCHPTLQPEQYGAYIQGQMYAKQKIEEISEKLHNPDLEMWSVNQPKGDPGESDNWNKPPQTEEQAPPKQEAQTEEQDLNLEKESLAPGHVDGFHDNVQVKVIRNPGDLVRFIEELKGGAKKGKLNPVQEGDVETATEVTQEEPEVKVDGGEEERSEEEEEDEEERLLGEFEKELEGMLLPSDRGRLRFEVKTGMEKELDNIIQEAESELDAEEPRSATERSQASQALASTLNKLIQRMDGRQGPDQGEGPMERGTTPPTSPPPPQSTDEETERRVRVRVTRLRAGGPNQDLSVFEMKRENPQVKHIEGLVKDLLEREGLTAEGKVEIKIVRPGAGETEEEDGHWLSDEDTKNLKEIFFNILIQGAEEAQKERQRQRQLESNYRRVWGPQGEEGTGDHEEFDF
- the OS9 gene encoding protein OS-9 isoform X4, which gives rise to MAAAAALLSRLLWPLLLGPLLSDSPARVGGSLNLEELNEMRYGIEILPRPVMGGQSQASEVVVVSSKYKQRYECRLPAGAIHFQREHEEEAPPYKGPGVPELLSPMREAPCLVKTKDWWTYEFCYGRHIQQYHMEDSEIKGSVLYLGYYQSSFNWDDESAKASKQHRLKRYHSQNYGNGSKCDLNGRPRETEVRFLCDEGSDASGDYIDRVDEPQSCSYVLTIRTPRLCSHPLLRPPPSAAPQAIRCHPTLQPEQYGAYIQGQMLDAKQKIEEISEKLHNPDLEMWSVNQPKGDPGESDNWNKPPQTEEQAPPKQEAQTEEQDLNLEKESLAPGHVDGFHDNVQVKVIRNPGDLVRFIEELKGGAKKGKLNPVQEGDVETATEVTQEEPEVKVDGGEEERSEEEEEDEEERLLGEFEKELEGMLLPSDRGRLRFEVKTGMEKELDNIIQEAESELDAEEPRSATERSQASQALASTLNKLIQRMDGRQGPDQGEGPMERGTTPPTSPPPPQSTDEETERRVRVRVTRLRAGGPNQDLSVFEMKRENPQVKHIEGLVKDLLEREGLTAEGKVEIKIVRPGAGETEEEDGHWLSDEDTKNLKEIFFNILIQGAEEAQKERQRQRQLESNYRRVWGPQGEEGTGDHEEFDF
- the OS9 gene encoding protein OS-9 isoform X2; protein product: MAAAAALLSRLLWPLLLGPLLSDSPARVGGSLNLEELNEMRYGIEILPRPVMGGQSQASEVVVVSSKYKQRYECRLPAGAIHFQREHEEEAPPYKGPGVPELLSPMREAPCLVKTKDWWTYEFCYGRHIQQYHMEDSEIKGSVLYLGYYQSSFNWDDESAKASKQHRLKRYHSQNYGNGSKCDLNGRPRETEVRFLCDEGSDASGDYIDRVDEPQSCSYVLTIRTPRLCSHPLLRPPPSAAPQAIRCHPTLQPEQYGAYIQGQMYAKQKIEEISEKLHNPDLEMWSETKFGVLDTKGTGVNQPKGDPGESDNWNKPPQTEEQAPPKQEAQTEEQDLNLEKESLAPGHVDGFHDNVQVKVIRNPGDLVRFIEELKGGAKKGKLNPVQEGDVETATEVTQEEPEVKVDGGEEERSEEEEEDEEERLLGEFEKELEGMLLPSDRGRLRFEVKTGMEKELDNIIQEAESELDAEEPRSATERSQASQALASTLNKLIQRMDGRQGPDQGEGPMERGTTPPTSPPPPQSTDEETERRVRVRVTRLRAGGPNQDLSVFEMKRENPQVKHIEGLVKDLLEREGLTAEGKVEIKIVRPGAGETEEEDGHWLSDEDTKNLKEIFFNILIQGAEEAQKERQRQRQLESNYRRVWGPQGEEGTGDHEEFDF